TATAGCAGAACAAAAAACGCCTTGACTGATCAGTCAAGGCGCTTTAATATCATTGAATTGGAAATTTATTTAAGCCTAGTAGGCCCACATATCTTGTTCCCTATCTCGGATGACCTCTTTAATACGTTTAGCCTCGAGTAATTGGAACAGTGCATTATCTGCTATGTAGTCATTAACCTTACGGTCTCCGTGGACGTTGTCCTCTTTATAAATGACCGCATTGAACCTTCTCGCATTGAGCAACATGTCATAAGAAATTGGCTGTGCTGAATTACGCTGGTTGAAAACCTTTGCGTCATGTAAAATTTGACGCGCATCCGGGTACCATACCCAAAAAAGTTCAACCATATCAGGATTTTCATCGTCCATAAAGTTAACATCGGGAGCAACTGGTGCTATCCCCAGCAAACGATATTTTAGTTCACCTTGCCTTTTGTCAAAGTACCAGATACCTTTTATATGATACTCCTCAATTTCAGCAGCTGTAATGTTTCTTCGGGTAATGAATTCTTCAGAAACTGTTTCACCTGCGTTGATTTGCTCGTAACCGTAATCTAGCGTATCTGTCTTTTGCAAAGAAGCTGATAAATCACCGAACTTTCTTTTTTCGGTAAAATAAGAATCTGCATAGACCTCCAAATTACCGTTCTTAATATTTTTTATCAGGACATGGTATAAGGACCTTCTATCGCGACCAATATCCATAGTATCTGTTGGGTAGTATAACGGAAAGTTGACCCTCTCATCCAAATCTATGGTTTCCCATAGTGTTTTGGACCAAAGAATGTCCCTATCATCAACGTAACCATAATCTAAAGGAGCATCATTATCAACAGATTTCTGCTCTTCAGTTCTAACCCCGATTTCCTGGGGTTTTTTAGCGTTCAAGATATTTGCCTGCGCCACTATGGATGCGGGCAAAAAAGCTAGAGCACTTATAACTAAAACATTTTTCCAATTCATGTTTGTTTCACTTTAAAATTAACCGGGCAGACAAAAAATCTACCCGGCATCATTCCATTTATATTAATTGGTAATCTCCACAACTACAGGAGACACCTTCTTCAACTTGTAACTTTTGTTGTTCGTGATATAGGCTTCGATATCAAATATCTGAACCACATCACCTCTTTTTGCACGCTGTAGAGCAGACTTGGCCCTAGCATCCATCTTGTTTCCTCTAACGCTAACCGTTGGTTGACCTGGAACTTTGAACTTAAATCCGCTTACTGCAAGGTTCAAATCAAAATCAAAGTCTTCCAAACCAGCTCCGATAGTAGCGATTTCAACATTCCTTTTAGGAAGTTTGACACTACCAGATTGCTTACTTAAAGTTCCTTCTGGTCTTGGAATATCCTTAATCCTGAATTCGGATTTAGAAGATATCGGTTGACCATCTGGTAATGTACCGGAAGCAGTAATTGTAACCGTTCTTCCCGTACCAGGATTCATCACATATTTGCTTCCACTAATTGCCTTAAGACCTGGAGCGGATGCACGAACTTTATTGTTAGGTATACCTGGTATCGAAATCGACATTGGGTTAGCTACACCACGATACACTACGTTCATCTTGTCAGCTGCAATCAAAGCCGCATTAGGTTTTGAAATTGTAGCAAAAGAATTCTTTACCGGAACATCTATTTCCTCACCATCTTGTTTGAAATAAATTGTACCAGCAACTTCGTGGTCTCCTGCAGACCCAGAACCGATTAACATCTTAACTCCACCAGCTTCCAACTTATAGTCGGTTCCTTCAGATAGTTTTCTACCGTCCAGAGTTAACTCAGCCCTAACAGGTGTGGATGAATTATCAGTTTTACTAATGATAATCTTACCGTCATATTTTTCACCTGTATAAAATGCCGACTTGCTAGCAGAAAGTGATGTAGCAAAATTC
This sequence is a window from Maribacter aestuarii. Protein-coding genes within it:
- the gldN gene encoding gliding motility protein GldN, with the translated sequence MNWKNVLVISALAFLPASIVAQANILNAKKPQEIGVRTEEQKSVDNDAPLDYGYVDDRDILWSKTLWETIDLDERVNFPLYYPTDTMDIGRDRRSLYHVLIKNIKNGNLEVYADSYFTEKRKFGDLSASLQKTDTLDYGYEQINAGETVSEEFITRRNITAAEIEEYHIKGIWYFDKRQGELKYRLLGIAPVAPDVNFMDDENPDMVELFWVWYPDARQILHDAKVFNQRNSAQPISYDMLLNARRFNAVIYKEDNVHGDRKVNDYIADNALFQLLEAKRIKEVIRDREQDMWAY
- the gldM gene encoding gliding motility protein GldM encodes the protein MAGGKQTPRQKMINLMYLIFIAMLALNMSKEVLAAFGIMNEKLETSNEKTTASNNAFLESLGTKASEDAAKYDKLYQDAQKIKTMSQEYYDYLEGLKDGMTEGLEDATDYARMDNSDYLDQTLFQGDNLSEEGKKFMQNLNDYREQVAAIVPPALKQSVIDRFQTGDENGKVEKRDGTKQDWINYHYEGYPLVASLAKLTALQADVKVTEEAALKSMLEGELTSQVSLKNFATSLSASKSAFYTGEKYDGKIIISKTDNSSTPVRAELTLDGRKLSEGTDYKLEAGGVKMLIGSGSAGDHEVAGTIYFKQDGEEIDVPVKNSFATISKPNAALIAADKMNVVYRGVANPMSISIPGIPNNKVRASAPGLKAISGSKYVMNPGTGRTVTITASGTLPDGQPISSKSEFRIKDIPRPEGTLSKQSGSVKLPKRNVEIATIGAGLEDFDFDLNLAVSGFKFKVPGQPTVSVRGNKMDARAKSALQRAKRGDVVQIFDIEAYITNNKSYKLKKVSPVVVEITN